In Tribolium castaneum strain GA2 chromosome 8, icTriCast1.1, whole genome shotgun sequence, the genomic window GTCTTcatcgtcttgtataataaaagcgacattttttttataaatttacaaatttcaaatattaatttgaagggtttaaaaaaatgtattatacaCGACAGTATAGATTGTAGATGAACAATGTCTTCATCGTCTTGTATACTATTTTTGTCCAGAGAATGTGACAGGTGTAGCCTTCTTCCCGCTGGAAAAATACACGAAAAAAGGGGTCACTTATTTGAGAATTATAGACGGAAAAGTGACACTTCAAAAAACTGCTCTACTTTACATGAATTTCCAAAATCGGGAAAATCGTAGTCAGGAATTTTCCGATATGTTTAATAAGGTGCTTAACGACAACTGGCAAGCGATTTTCAATTATGTGAAAAGTGGTTACGAGAGTTTTTTCACGGAAATTACCGTCAGTTTAGCTGGAAAATTTTTCGACAAAGTGCCACTCAGTGAAATGCTCGATAATGTAGAAtgagttaataaataaaaaaaaaagttgtgatagtttttatttgttacttAGTACATTTCCCCAACTGGTTTGATGGTCAATTCGTGgacctaaaaaaaaaaataggtaagtacagtcacccaaaattaaaatgacgCGTCTATAAACGAACGCCTACTTTGATCACtcgacattttttaataaacaaatttgaaGGTTAGGTAAGTTTTtagacgatttttttggtaatctATTGTAATTCtttgtttttcgaaaaatataaaatatataaaaatacataaaaatatagaaaaatatagaaatataaaaaagttatcgCTAATTACTCAAACgactaaagaaaaaaaaagaaaaaaacaggaagactgaaagaacaataaattaaaaaactatagactgcaaataaaaagaaagtgaaaaactaaaattatagaacagtaaaataacgaaaaactgaaaaatctagaaaattaatatgaaaaataaaaaataaagaaattagaAAGCTGAAACTCtgagaacataaaaaattgttgaaagttgaataacttgaaaatgttaaatggttcaccaaattttttatttttgcttctcaaagattaataaattttaaatgcctAAGTTAATGTCTAAAAAgaataaagatttttgacctaatttggtACAAGTTTGCGTTTTGTGAAGAAAccttgcaaaataatttagttattgctaaaaaacttgcgaaatgtttgagtttaaacatgaattaattgcgagaatcaattttttttttgatttttgaatccaagtgtaatagaaaacttgTAATTTCATAAGAAAACAACGAAATTCCAGGtggtttggccgacatttataaaataatcaaatcacaattttttgttcagttgTGAACGTCTTGTGATTGGCctgttttacagttgggagtggAATATCTCTCCGATGTCCAATGACAAAGGCTTTaatcgtcttgcaattttttgtgcaccaatTAAATAGTAGtaggtgatttttatatttttattggtcaattactcattcttagaacaaataaaacaccagTGAACCGGTTTAAGGGCTGGTCTTTCTCACAGAGCAGGATTTCGCCTTAaatgcgaataaaatggtcgattctgcttagtttgtaaaataatttgatttatttttgacgaaaacacactttttttaatatattacacaaaaactacgAATCCTAAGAAAGTAGAAGTTtcacacaactaattaaaatctacactgTCGGTATGGAAAAGTTTTAACTGAGATCGTTTTTCAActctaaattattttagtaattGCTTCAGAAAGTTTAAAAAGGTCACACTTTTAATAATTGGGGCGCTTTTTCACCCTCCAGACATGAATCCAATTGAAAACATTTGGAGAATCCAAAACATGGAGTAAAACGAGTGTTTTTTTGTAGAGTTTAAGCCCAGGTTTGGTCGAAACTGACATTATCCGATGCTTTGACGCAGACGAACAACTGGCTAAAGTGATAGAATTGGCCCCGAAACTGCACCCTGAGGACATCGCCAATGCTGTTGCCTACGTCTTGGGGACGCCTCCACACGTCCAAGTAAATTTATGCACTAAATAACAATTTCTCCGTAATTTTGGTTTCAGGTCACTGAACTTACAATCCGACCTACAGGTTCCCTCTAAtaaaacacgaaaaaaaaaatacacaaggaaaaaatttttattgatgaCAAGACCATTTCAGTTacttataaatattataagcgttataagaaaaaacattatttctttttgtttttttttaacttgaaatcCTTTCACAATCCAGCCAAATCCCTCCTTGGACATCAAACAACAAACTTTTAGGATTCGGTTCAAACGGAACCCTAGTTTTAGAGCTGACACTAAACTTGTAGTTTTTCAAGGCCACAGCTAGAGCTGTCTTGACTTCCATGTGTCCGAACCGCAACCCTGTATAACCCaataaacaacaattaaaaaacatcatttgtattattattattactaaccGATACAAATTCGCGGTCCTTCCCCGAACGGTAGATAACTATACGGTTCAATATTTTGTCTATTATCGGGATGGAAGCGTTCCGGCTTGAATTTCTCCGGTTCTGGGTAAAATTCGGGATCACTGTGAATCCCCCGAATCGGGATCAAAACCTGGAAACCTTTCTTTAGCACGATATTGGTTTCCGGGACGTGATAGTCCTGTGTACAAGTCCTTGAGACGGCATAAGCCGGCGAGTGAATCCTTAAAGTttctaaaaccaaaaatacaaagtCCAATTAGTATAAATTATCAtgtggtaaaaaaattgtaaactatCTTTATCTGGCGATTTAAAAACCAGATTACTACAAAATTTCGACAATTTCTagcttaaaaacaacaaaactacGATCTAATTtccagttttgttaaaatcaattaattttggacaattatttgcctaaaaataaagaaactggCTAAAGAAAGCTTATTAACGCTTTATCTAGCTTCAAAAACGACGATTTAAGAACCAATTTACTAAGAAGACTAGATTTttggacaatttcttgcttaaaagcAACTAAACTCGCTGTAGAAAAAGTGAAATTGCTTTAGTTtatttgaaaacgaaaatttaattaccggttttgttgaaatcaatttattttagacaaatttttgctcaaaattaaagaaacttgCTGAATACAGCTTGAAATTACTACATTTTggacgattttttgcttaaaaacaatacaatttgctgtaaaaaaaaattaaatgacttTAGTTTATTTGAAAACGACTGTTTAATTGCCAGTTGTGTTAAAAACAACTAATTTTAAGCAATTCTTTcttcaacaacaaaaaagcTTACTAAATAAAGCTTAAAATCGCTTTAGATGGCTTTAAAAACGCCGGTTTAAGAACCAGTTTAGTAAAAACACTAGATTTTGgacgattttttgctcaaaaacaacaaaactcgCTGTAGAAAAGGTGAAATTGCTTTAGCTTAGTCGAAAACAACGATTTATTTTCCAGTTctgttaaaaacaattaagtttgaagaattttttgctcaaaaacaaagaaacttGCTATATAAAGCTTAAAATCGCTTTATCTGGTGTCAAAAAGACCGGTTTAAGAACCAGCTTagtaaaaacactaaattttggacgattttttgctcaaaaacaacaaaactcgCTGTAGAAAAGGTGAAATTGCTTTAGCTTAGTCGAAAACAACGATTTATTTTCCAGTTctgttaaaaacaattaagtttgaagaattttttgctaaaaacaaagaaatttgCTGAATAATCGCTTTACCTGGCATCAAAAATGACGGTTTAAAAACCAGTTTAGTAAAAACACTAGATTTTGgacgattttttgctcaaaaacaacaaaactcgCTGTAGAAAAGGTGAAATTGCTTTAGCTTAGTCgaaaacaacaatttattttccagttctcttaaaaacaattaattttgaaaaattttttgctaaaaacaaagaaacttGCTATATAAAGCTTGAAATCGCTTTACCTGGCAGCAAAAAGACCGGTTTAAGAACCAGTTTAGTAAAAACACTAGATTTTGgacgatttttttctcaaaaacaacaaaaatcactgtAAAAAAGGTGAAATTGCTTTAGCTTAGTCgaaaacaacaatttattttccagttctgttaaaaacaattaattttgaagaattttttgctcaaaaacaaagaaacttGCTATATAAAGCTTAAAATCGCTTTATCTGGTGTCAAAAAGACCGGTTTAAGAACCGGTTTAGTAAAAACACTAGATTTTGgacgattttttgctcaaaaacaacaaaactcgCTGTAGAAAAGGTGAAATTGCTTTAGCTTAGTCGAAAACAACGATTTATTTTCCAGTTctgttaaaaacaattaattttgaagaattttttgctcaaaaacaaagaaacttGCTATATAAAGCTTAAAATCGCTTTATCTGGTGTCAAAAAGACCGGTTTAAGAACCGGTTTAGTAAAAACACTAgattttagacgattttttgctcaaaaacaacaaaactcgCTGTAGAAAAGGTGAAATTGCTTTAGCTTAGTCGAAAACAACGATTTATTTTCCAGTTctgttaaaaacaattaattttgaagaattttttgctcaaaaacaaagaaacttGCTATATAAAGCTTAAAATCGCTTTATCTGGTGTCAAAAAGACCGGTTTAAGAACCGGTTTAGTAAAAACACTAgattttagacgattttttgctcaaaaacaacaaaactcgCTGTAGAAAAGGTGAAATTGCTTTAGCTTAGTCGAAAACAACGATTTATTTTCCAGTTctgttaaaaacaattaattttgaagaatcttttgctcaaaaacaaagaaacttGCTATATAAAGCTTAAAATCGCTTTATCTGGTGTCAAAAAGACCGGTTTAAGAACCGGTTTAGTAAAAACACTAgattttagacgattttttgctcaaaaacaacaaaactcgCTGTAGAAAAGGTGAAATTGCTTTAGCTTAGTCGAAAACAACGATTTATTTTCCAGTTctgttaaaaacaattaagtttgaagaattttttgctaaaaacaaagaaatttgCTGAATAATCGCTTTACCTGGCATCAAAAATGACGGTTTAAAAACCAGTTTAGTAAAAACACTAGATTTTGgacgattttttgctcaaaaacaacaaaactcgCTGTAGAAAAGGTGAAATTGCTTTAGCTTAGTCgaaaacaacaatttattttccagttctcttaaaaacaattaattttgaaaaattttttgctaaaaacaaagaaacttGCTATATAAAGCTTGAAATCGCTTTACCTGGCAGCAAAAAGACCGGTTTAAGAACCAGTTTAGTAAAAACACTAGATTTTGgacgatttttttctcaaaaacaacaaaaatcactgtAAAAAAGGTGAAATTGCTTTAGCTTAGTCgaaaacaacaatttattttccagttctgttaaaaacaattaattttgaagaattttttgctcaaaaacaaagaaacttGCTATATAAAGCTTAAAATCGCTTTATCTGGTGTCAAAAAGACCGGTTTAAGAACCGGTTTAGTAAAAACACTAgattttagacgattttttgctcaaaaacaacaaaactcgCTGTAGAAAAGGTGAAATTGCTTTAGCTTAGTCGAAAACAACGATTTATTTTCCAGTTctgttaaaaacaattaattttgaagaattttttgctcaaaaacaaagaaacttGCTATATAAAGCTTAAAATCGCTTTATCTGGTGTCAAAAAGACCGGTTTAAGAACCGGTTTAGTAAAAACACTAgattttagacgattttttgctcaaaaacaacaaaactcgCTGTAGAAAAGGTGAAATTGCTTTAGCTTAGTCGAAAACAACGATTTATTTTCCAGTTctgttaaaaacaattaattttgaagaattttttgctcaaaaacaaagaaacttGCTATATAAAGCTTAAAATCGCTTTATCTGGTGTCAAAAAGACCGGTTTAAGAACCGGTTTAGTAAAAACACTAgattttagacgattttttgctcaaaaacaacaaaactcgCTGTAGAAAAGGTGAAATTGCTTTAGCTTAGTCGAAAACAACGATTTATTTTCCAGTTctgttaaaaacaattaattttgaagaattttttgctcaaaaacaaagaaacttGCTATATAAAGCTTAAAATCGCTTTATCTGGTGTCAAAAAGACCGGTTTAAGAACCGGTTTAGTAAAAACACTAgattttagacgattttttgctcaaaaacaacaaaactcgCTGTAGAAAAGGTGAAATTGCTTTAGCTTAGTCGAAAACAACGATTTATTTTCCAGTTctgttaaaaacaattaattttgaagaattttttgctcaaaaacaaagaaacttGCTATATAAAGCTTAAAATCGCTTTATCTGGTGTCAAAAAGACCGGTTTAAGAACCGGTTTAGTAAAAACACTAgattttagacgattttttgctcaaaaacaacaaaactcgCTGTAGAAAAGGTGAAATTGCTTTAGCTTAGTCGAAAACAACGATTTATTTTCCAGTTctgttaaaaacaattaattttgaagaatcttttgctcaaaaacaaagaaacttGCTATATAAAGCTTAAAATCGCTTTATCTGGTGTCAAAAAGACCGGTTTAAGAACCGGTTTAGTAAAAACACTAgattttagacgattttttgctcaaaaacaacaaaactcgCTGTAGAAAAGGTGAAATTGCTTTAGCTTAGTCGAAAACAACGATTTATTTTCCAGTTctgttaaaaacaattaagtttgaagaattttttgctaaaaacaaagaaatttgCTGAATAATCGCTTTACCTGGCATCAAAAATGACGGTTTAAAAACCAGTTTAGTAAAAACACTAGATTTTGgacgattttttgctcaaaaacaacaaaactcgCTGTAGAAAAGGTGAAATTGCTTTAGCTTAGTCgaaaacaacaatttattttccagttctcttaaaaacaattaattttgaaaaattttttgctaaaaacaaagaaacttGCTATATAAAGCTTGAAATCGCTTTACCTGGCAGCAAAAAGACCGGTTTAAGAACCAGTTTAGTAAAAACACTAGATTTTGgacgatttttttctcaaaaacaacaaaaatcactgtAAAAAAGGTGAAATTGCTTTAGCTTAGTCgaaaacaacaatttattttccagttctgttaaaaacaattaattttgaagaattttttgctcaaaaacaaagaaacttGCTATATAAAGCTTAAAATCGCTTTATCTGGTGTCAAAAAGACCGGTTTAAGAACCGGTTTAGTAAAAACACTAGATTTTGgacgattttttgctcaaaaacaacaaaactcgCTGTAGAAAAGGTGAAATTGCTTTAGCTTAGTCGAAAACAACGATTTATTTTCCAGTTctgttaaaaacaattaattttgaagaattttttgctcaaaaacaaagaaacttGCTATATAAAGCTTAAAATCGCTTTATCTGGTGTCAAAAAGACCGGTTTAAGAACCGGTTTAGTAAAAACACTAgattttagacgattttttgctcaaaaacaacaaaactcgCTGTAGAAAAGGTGAAATTGCTTTAGCTTAGTCGAAAACAACGATTTATTTTCCAGTTctgttaaaaacaattaattttgaagaatcttttgctcaaaaacaaagaaacttGCTATATAAAGCTTAAAATCGCTTTATCTGGTGTCAAAAAGACCGGTTTAAGAACCGGTTTAGTAAAAACACTAgattttagacgattttttgctcaaaaacaacaaaactcgCTGTAGAAAAGGTGAAATTGCTTTAGCTTAGTCGAAAACAACGATTTATTTTCCAGTTctgttaaaaacaattaattttgaagaatcttttgctcaaaaacaaagaaacttGCTATATAAAGCTTGAAATCGCTTTACCTGGCATCAAAAAGACCGGTTTAAGAAccaatttagtaaaaacagTAGATTTTGGACGAtgttttgctcaaaaacaaaaaaacttgctgaataaaacttgaaattaCTTTATCTGGCGTCAAAAAGAACGGTTTAAGAACCAGTTTAGTAAAAACACTAGATTTTGGACgattttttgctgaaaaacaacaaaatctcGCTGTAGAAAAGGTGAAATCGCTTTAGCTTAGTCGAAAACAACGATTTATTTTCCAGTTCTGTTAAAATcaattgattttgaaaaattttttgctcaaaaacaaagaaacttGCTGAAGAAAACTTGAAATCGCTCTATCAGgcgtcaaaaaaaaagttttgttgaaattcattgattttgaacaattctttgctcaaaaacgaaaaaaattgttggatTAACCTTGAAATCGCTTTATCTGGCTTCAAAAAAAGGACGATTTAAGAACCATTTAActaaaaacactgaaatttgaacgattttttgcttaaaaacaacaaaactcgTTGTAGAAAAAGTGAAAACGCTTTAGTTTGACCGAAAACGGCTACTCAGTCACTAGTTTTcttgaaaacaaattaaattaaaaaaattatttgaaaaaaaaattaccatcaACAACTTGTCCAAGATATGTCATTTCCTTGATGGCGTCATGACACATCTCACCATTATATTTATCCAAAACTCTCCTCATTTCGTCCATAATTTGCTCATAAACGTGCGGATTAGCTGCAATTTCGTACAAAGCGAACGACATCGTCGTAGCTGAAGTTTCAAAACCAGccaagaagaaaataaaacattgagCCGCCACTTCTTCGATACTAAACTGTCCCCAATCATCACTCTCATCATTCTTAAGATTGATCAAAAGTTGGAGAAAATCGTTCCGAATCGTGTTGGTTTTTTCGCGAAACTCAACCGTGTTACGGactatgttaataaaaaaatccccCGCTGACTTTGCAATTTGGCGAAAGCCCAGCTTGCGGCACAATTTGGGAAAAACCGCCCCCAAGTACATGACAATGCACCTGCGCGTGTTGAAATCCAGCGCCTTCTGCGAGTAGTTTTTAAACTCGGTTTTCTTCAACCGGTCAACTTCAACTCCAAACGCGCAGTTGACAATGACATCGGTGCTGTAGCTCGAGAACATCTCCTTGACATCGAAGGAGGTCCTGTTCTGGGCGTGGTGTTCCAAAGTGTGCTCGATTATTTTCCCGCACTCTACGAAGATTTTGAACACCATTTTGATCTTCCCGGCTGTGAAAGTCGGCGTTAGTTTGCTGCGCAACCGCTTCCACTTTTCCCCATTCAGCGACAGCAAGTGGGCGCTGATTGGATCGTCCTTCTCGTTGTAGTAGAAGTTGCGGAAGTTGAAGTGCTGGAAGTCTTTGGCTAGAATAAGTTTGATGAATTTAGGGTCAGTTGGGACGAAGCAAGGCtggaaaaataagtaaattccGAAGTATTTGTGGCCTTGTTTCTTCATCTGGTGGTACATTCGGACCACCAACTCGCCGAAGTTGTCTTGGCGCTTGAGGGCGCTGGGGTAGTTGCCCCAGGGGATGCTGGGCTGGATGAACGGGACATTTTGGCGCTTCCAGTACTGGAAGGAGAATTTGTAGTAGGCGATGAGGAGGAGCACTAGGGTTATCAAGGATTCGGCCAGGAGCAACATTGCAACTAAAACTATGAAGTGTTGGTGCTTGAATGGGCGTTTTTGGGCACGTTTTGGCCAGCGGACGTGGTTTATCTTAATCGGGGGATTTTGGTTTAGTTATGGATATTGTCGTATCGAGACTATTAGGAAAAAATTACGTGAGATAAGTGGTATCAGTGGTGGGGATTCCAAAATTGTGGAACAAATGGGGCTATTTTGAGGTGGAAATTGATTGGCGGTTAAAAAgtagcaaatttttaatagttttttagttatctATAAGTTTTAGtcacatatttttgtttatatgttagcaattttttcaaaaaaaactcattcaaacaaaatattgataaaaatagaaaaaaaaattttaaaatcaaggCAGTTGACGTCATTTTGTCTCAAGGCTCTAGATAGTTTTAGAAATATAGAAAAGGGCataaaattgctaaataaaACATGAAATTGCTTTATCTGGCTTCGAAAACGATAATTTAAACATCAGTTTAGTTAAAAACACTTGACttgaaatgattttttacttaaaaacaacaaagcTTGTTGTAGGAAAGCTGAAATCGCCTTAGCTTTGTTGAAAACGACGATTTAATCACCAATTTTGTAGATATCAGTAGGTTTTaagcaattaaaatattaaaaatttgttgacTAAAGCCTGGAATGgttttatttggtttcgaaAACGCCGATTTAACCATcagtataattaaaaacacttgatttgagatgattttttgcttaaaaaaaagcaaaactcgttgtagaaaaggtaaaatCGCCTTAACTTTCTTGAAAACGACGAtgtaatttatcaattttgttgaaattatttgatttCGGGCGATTTCTTGtgcaaaaaaggcaaaaactgGCTAAATAAGCCTTAAAATCGCTTTATCTGGCTTCGAAAATAACGCTTTAAAAGCTAGTTTGGTAAAAACAGTAGATTTGAAATATTATTCTGCTTAAAAACAGCAAAACTCGCTGTAGAAATGATGAAATCGCTTTAGTTTTGTCGAAAACGACGATTGAATCTACATTTTGGTTAAAgtttgttgatttttgacgatttctggtgcaaatttgacaaaaaattgctaaataaagcttaaaatcgctttatttggctttgaaaataaggatttttttgcttaaaaacagcAAAGCTTTCTGTAGaaataatgattttatttggttaaaactattttagttaaaaagtagttgatttttgacgatttcctgtgaaaaatgggaaaaaatttgctaaataaagactgaaatcgctttatttggctttaaaaataacgatttttttgcttaaaaacagcAAATCTTTCCGTAGAAATAATGATTTCATTtggttaaaactattttggttaaaaagcagttaatttttgacgatttttagtgcaaaaatggcaaaaatttgctaaatagAGCCTAAAATCGCTCGATTTGACTTTagaaataacgatttttttacttaaaaactgcaaatattTCTgtggaaataattatttcatttggttaaaactattttagttaaaaagttgtagatttttgacgatttcctgtgaaaaatgggaaaaaaattgctaaataaaGACTGAAATCGCTTTATTTGGCTttaaaaataacgatttttttgcttaaaaactgcaaatctTTCTgtagaaataattatttcatttggttaaaactattttagttaaaaagttgtagatttttgacgatttcctgtgaaaaatgggaaaaaaattgctaaataaaGACTGAAATCGCTTTATTTGGCTttaaaaataacgatttttttgcttaaaaacagcAAATCTTTCCGTAGAAATAATGATTTCATTTGGTTAAAACCATTTTGGTTAAAAAGTAGTtgatttttgacgatttttggtgcaaaaatggtaaaaatttgctaaataaagactgaaatcgctttatttgactttaaaaataacgatttttttgcttaaaaacagcAAATCTCTCCGTAGAAATAATGATTTCAATTGGTTAGAactattttggtaaaaagtaattgatttttgacgatttcttgtgcaaaaatgtcaaaaatgtcaaaattttgctaaataaaactTGATATCGCTTTATCTGGCTTCGAAAACAACGTTTTAAAAGCTAGTTTGGTAAAAACAGTAGATTTATTGCTTAAAAGCAGCAAAACTAGctgtagaaataataaaaacgattATTTAATCTCCATTTTGATAGAAATTAGTTGATTTTGGGCGATTTCTGGtgcaaaaatggcaaaaatttgctaaagaTAGCCTGGAATCGCTTTTTCTGGCTTCGAAAATAGCGatttaaaaaccaaagtttagtaaaaacattagattttagacgattttttgctaaaaaacaccaaaacttGTCGTAGAAATGATGAAATCGCTTTAGCTATGTCGAGAATGACGATTTAGTTAACATTTTGGTTAAAAGTAGTTGATTTTGAGCGAtttcttgtgaaaaaatattaaaaatttgcaaaagaaaGCCTGAAATCGCTTTTTTCTGCCTtcgaaaacaacaattttgttaaCCAGTTTAGTAAAAACAGTAGATTTTGGACGacttcttgcttaaaaacagcAAAACTTGCCGTAGAATTGATAAAATCGTTTTAGCCTCGTCGGAAACAACGATTTAATTACCAGtttggttaaaatttgttaattttgggctatttattgtaaaaaaaataacaaaaatattctaaaTAAAGCCTGAAATCGCTATATCTGGCTTCAAAAATGACGATTTAAAAATCAGTTTAGTTAAAACAGTAGATTTCGGACGACTTTTTGCATGAAAACTGCAAAACTCACtgttgaaaaagtaaaatcgtTTTAGTTTCGTAGAAAATAACGATTTCAttgttaaaatcaaaaaat contains:
- the LOC658506 gene encoding probable cytochrome P450 6a14: MLLLAESLITLVLLLIAYYKFSFQYWKRQNVPFIQPSIPWGNYPSALKRQDNFGELVVRMYHQMKKQGHKYFGIYLFFQPCFVPTDPKFIKLILAKDFQHFNFRNFYYNEKDDPISAHLLSLNGEKWKRLRSKLTPTFTAGKIKMVFKIFVECGKIIEHTLEHHAQNRTSFDVKEMFSSYSTDVIVNCAFGVEVDRLKKTEFKNYSQKALDFNTRRCIVMYLGAVFPKLCRKLGFRQIAKSAGDFFINIVRNTVEFREKTNTIRNDFLQLLINLKNDESDDWGQFSIEEVAAQCFIFFLAGFETSATTMSFALYEIAANPHVYEQIMDEMRRVLDKYNGEMCHDAIKEMTYLGQVVDETLRIHSPAYAVSRTCTQDYHVPETNIVLKKGFQVLIPIRGIHSDPEFYPEPEKFKPERFHPDNRQNIEPYSYLPFGEGPRICIGLRFGHMEVKTALAVALKNYKFSVSSKTRVPFEPNPKSLLFDVQGGIWLDCERISS